Proteins encoded in a region of the Euleptes europaea isolate rEulEur1 chromosome 3, rEulEur1.hap1, whole genome shotgun sequence genome:
- the LOC130475489 gene encoding trophoblast glycoprotein-like yields MIPQDPAGAVLGSWGLLFLLLAPLPSHLCPVPCECSEPARTVKCVQKELNAVPTGIPGYTRNLFITGNQITRIGRQDFQGLPNLVTLSLANNRISTVESWAFSTLQSLRYLDLSNNLLFTIHPEAFNVTANSVQELNLSHSLYNSSAIRSLETTLAQGGFRNLSRLELTSNEIVYLPPGMFSGLPKLKHLDLRNNSLADIKNSTFSGLNLKFLDLTLNAFKTLRREALSVLGRQPHLRIFLKDNPFMCNCDIKDLVSWLNQSRQVADVDKLACVFPQELQNTSLVDQAGTEFECHSSQPEENALQTSYAALGVALGVIGIIFLFVLYLNRKGIKMWANSMRDTCQNLLEEYRYRYEMDSDRRIAQMLALDI; encoded by the exons ATGATCCCCCAGGACCCTGCTGGTGCCGTTTTGGGCTCCTGGGGGCTCCTCTTCCTACTtcttgcccctctgcccagccatcTGTGCCCAGTCCCCTGTGAGTGCTCCGAACCAGCCCGTACCGTGAAGTGTGTTCAGAAGGAGCTGAACGCTGTCCCGACTGGTATTCCAGGATATACCCGCAACCTCTTTATAACTGGCAACCAGATCACTCGCATTGGTAGACAGGACTTCCAAGGACTGCCCAATCTGGTTACCCTCTCGCTGGCAAACAACAG GATCAGCACAGTGGAGTCCTGGGCATTCTCCACCCTGCAGAGCCTACGTTACCTGGATCTGAGTAACAACCTCCTGTTTACCATTCACCCAGAAGCTTTCAATGTCACAGCCAACTCTGTTCAGGAGCTAAATCTTAGCCATTCGCTGTACAACTCTTCTGCTATCCGCTCATTGGAGACAACCCTTGCCCAAGGGGGCTTCCGGAACCTCTCCAGGCTAGAGCTGACCAGCAATGAGATTGTCTACTTGCCACCAGGTATGTTCTCAGGCCTCCCCAAACTCAAACACTTGGACCTGCGGAACAACTCGCTGGCGGACATTAAGAATTCCACTTTTTCTGGGCTTAACCTCAAGTTCCTTGATCTAACCTTGAACGCCTTCAAGACTCTGAGGAGAGAAGCTCTGTCTGTGCTCGGGAGGCAGCCACACCTCCGCATCTTCCTCAAGGACAACCCTTTTATGTGCAATTGTGACATCAAGGATCTGGTGAGCTGGCTGAACCAAAGCCGGCAGGTGGCAGATGTGGACAAACTAGCCTGTGTCTTCCCTCAGGAACTGCAGAACACCTCCTTGGTGGACCAAGCCGGGACAGAGTTTGAGTGCCACTCCAGCCAACCTGAAGAAAATGCTCTTCAGACTTCATATGCTGCCTTGGGCGTGGCCCTTGGAGTAATCGGCATCATTTTCCTCTTTGTGCTTTATCTAAACCGTAAAGGCATCAAGATGTGGGCAAACAGTATGCGGGATACTTGCCAGAACTTGTTAGAAGAGTACCGCTATCGTTATGAGATGGATTCTGATCGCCGTATTGCACAAATGTTGGCATTGGACATATAA